Genomic DNA from Leptospira venezuelensis:
AAGCCTATGGGGACCGGCTCCACAGTTAGTGATATCCTGGACGCGCTGAGCAGCAATTCTTCTAAACTAGACGGAACAACTGCAATCGAAGAATTTTTGGAATATTTGAGAGATCTAAAATTATTCGTAATGGATCTAGTTGCAAGAGCTTCTGTTTTAGATCTAGAACTTCCTACTTTAAGAGAAATTTTAGATACTTTCATCAAAGCTGTTCCTGCTTTGAAAGAAAGTTTTGTAAAAGTAAATGAAAGTTATCAAGCTGGAAAAGATGAGGTAGCGACACATTTGCTTACTCAATCTGTTTCTCAGATTAATGTTCTTTTAACCTCGTTTATTACTCTGAGACAAAAACTTCCTGGTATGGATTTCTCTAAGATCCAAATCGCAGAAAGAACTTTCGAAGAGAAAACAAACGACCTAAACGATACTCTCGCTTCTGTTGCTTTAGCTCTGGAAGAAAAAGATATCATTCGTGCAGGAGATATTATTGAGTATGAAATCCCTGCTGTTTTGGATGAATTTCTTCCATTCTTGGAGAAAGTAAAAGAGCAAGCGGATTCTCTCGCCGTTTAAGAATCTGCATAGAGGTTATAGTTACCTAATCTTGGGCCCAGGTGGTGTGGGCCATACTAACCTGTAATTTCTAAACAGAATAAGGTTAGATCGTCCGTCATGATCCCATCTCCGAAAGACTCCGAATAGGATACTAAGGAGCGGATCAAACTATCGGAATCCTGGTAAGAAAGTTTTTTTACAGCCTCTACTAGAGTGGAATTACCCATCGGAATTCCTTTAGAACCTCTGACCTCGAATAAGCCATCCGAATATAATAATACTCTGTCTCCAGGTCTTAGTTGTACCCGAAAATCCTCTAGTATAGGAGTTCCTACAGCAAGAAGCACTCCTCCCTTTCCTTGCAAATCTAAGGTTTCTCCATCTCTGAGTAGAAGTCCTGCATGATGGCCAGCATAACTATATTCTAATATTCTTGTGTTTGGGTCATATTTAAGAAAAACCGCTGAGATGAAATGTTGGGTCACCACGGAGGAGAGTAGGTCATTCGTGAATAGTAATCCTTCTTTTGGTTTATTTCCTTTTCGGGAAAATACATTGAAGGAAATGGATGCCATCGCAGCTACCATCGCGGATGAAATTCCATGTCCTGAAACATCTGCGAATAAGATCTCAAGGCTTTCATCTGGACTTTCGGAACAGTTTAGAACATCTCCTCCTACCCGATCATATGGTCGAAAATAGGAGAATATTTTAAACTTATCAGAAGAAGGAAAATCTCTCGTAGTAATCGTATTTTGAACTTCTCTAGCAATGTCCAGATCTTGGATCACTCTGGAATAGAGCATATTGATCCGTTCGGAAGCTTCTTTCTTTTCAGTAATGTCTCTGAGGACATATACTTTACCTAAATCTCTTCCCGAAATAGGGATTTCGGATTTGGAAACTTCCAAATAAACTGAATTGGAAGAGGGGAGCATATCTTCGTCTAAAGAAATTTGTTTTGCTTCTGAAAACTTCCTTTTGAAATCCATCCTCGAAAAGGGTCTTCTGGTAAATCCTTCTAAAAATTTTCCTAGATCTAATTTTTCAGGATTAGTTGCTATTTTAGGAAAACCTAACATTTCTTTTGCGCTTTCATTCCAATACAACAAATCATCGGAAGTGGATAACAAGATTACCCCTTCTCTGAGTTTTGAATATAATTGGAGAGCAATCTTTTCTAATCGGATCTCTAAAAATCCGTATTTTGCGATGGCGATGAAAACACATGCGGACTGGATTACGGTTACGCTTCCGCTCAGAGGAGGATAATTTAGATCTCCTTGGGATAATATTCTAGGAAGTACCGTAGTCAAAAATCCAAGTATGGAGGATAAGAATGTTCCGAATGCTAAAAGATAACATTGTTTTCTAAATCCAATCTCTTCTTTTCTGGATTCGAAAATCAAAAGAAAGATGGCATATACAGGAGGAGAAACTGTTAGTATATTGATCCCGTATACATAAAAGGGACCTTGGATAAGCATGTCCCCCCAATATTTTCTCTCTACACCTGCTATGATCCAATCAGTTGTTAAAGTAATTGGGAAGATTGCGAGCGCCAAACCTCTTAACAAATATAAAACTATATTTGGATTTTTTGCAAGAAAGGCAAATACGAACTCTAAAAATAAAGGACCTACCAATAACCAGGAAATGGAGCTGATCTTAAAAACCCATATCATCCAATGAAATGGCAAGAAGGACCAGTACAAAATAATGGAAATGATCCAGAGACTTAATGCCCCCGAATATAAAAGATATAAATGAACTACTTTATGTTTTCCTTTTAATGCCAAAACATAGGTGAATAACCATAGATTTATAAATAATGCGAATAGTGGAAGGATCAGATATGGGTTCATGGTCCAATCTCCAAAGCTAACATCGCTAAATCATCATTATGCTTTCCGTTCCCGAATTCCAATGCTTTCCTATGAGCAGCTTCTAAAAGAGAGCGGGTATCTCTATCTGCCATTGTTTGTATCCAATCTAAGAATTCTTCGTAACCGAAAATTTCTCCTAGATTATTCTTCACTTCATATAAACCATCGGAATAGAATAACAATCTATCCGAAGTTTGCAGATCAAAATGATAATCGTTTAGATGTAATTCTTTGACTGCGAGTAAGATCCTACCTTCTCCTTCCAGAGGGTAAATTTTGCCTCCCCTGAAAACAAGCATAGGATGATGTCCTGCGTAAGAGAATCTAACTCTGTTTTCGTTAGGATAAAAACTCGCATACACCGCGGAGATATGATGGTGTAATACTACCTTTGAAAGCATTTCATGGATTTCTGATAAACTTTCTTTGGGCGAAAGTTTTTTTTCCGACACGATTTGGAATGCGATTGAAAGCATTCCTCCCACCATGGCAGATGCGATTCCATGACCAGAAACATCTGCAAATAATATATCCACTCTTTCGCCGGGATGTTCTATCACCCTCAACATATCCCCGCCTACCTTGTCTATGGGTTGAAAAAAAGAATGTATCCTATAGGAACCCTTGTCCGGAAATTTTTGGGTAATGATAGAAGCTTGTGTAACTCTGGCAATTTCCAGGTCATTTACAATTTGCGAATATAATTGGTGGATCTTCTCTTGGGCAGCCTTCTTTTCTGTAATGTCCCTCAAAAGATAAAGAGTTCCCAACTCATTCTCTGTGATCTTGATCTCTGAAACAGTTAGTTCTATGAATTGTAATACTGAGTTGTTTAGTAATTGGTAATCTCTCGGAATATGATCTTGTTCTTCTCTATAATTTGCAAAATGCCATTCTGGTTTGAATAAACCTTCTCTGGATGGAGAACCATCTAAGATTGCGATTGCGGCTTGGTTTGCAAAAAAGAATTCGTGGTTTTCTTTTGTAAGAATGATTCCGTCATGGATGTCTCGGAATAATTCTACTGCGATCCTTTCTAAACTTATATTTAGAAACCCATAACGTGTGATTGCGATAAAAATGAAAAATGCTTGTATGCTGATTGCCGCGGGGCTCAAGGGAACGAATAAAAATCTTCCTTGTTCATCCAAATTAAATAATTCTGTATAAGCGCTGATCCCAAGTGCTATCGTTGTTCCCCAGATCCAAAAATTTAATTGTTGTCTGATCTTTCTTTGTTTTGTCCTCAATCTTTCTCTTAAAAGAAGATATAACCCCCAGATTGCAGGACCACTAACTGCCACAGTACTAAATGGAACGAACAAAATCCCGGGTTCTAATTCATAACCCCAATCGTACAAGATAGAACCTTTAATGATCCAATCCGTAGAAGCAGTCAGGAATATGGTTAGAACGACTGAAAAGCGGAAGAAGGGGAGAAGGATTGTCGAACGAATGTTTAAAAATCTATATACTGTTTCTAAGAATAATAGGCCAACAGGGATCCAGGTAAAACAAGAAAGTTTAAAAATTGGAGTCATCCATTCCGGAGGAAGCATACTCCAATACAGAATATAAGAAACAAGCCAGAGATTTAAGAATAGAACGAATCTTAAAAAGTCCCGGATAACTGCGCTTCGGAACCTTCTCGCGAAAACATATGAAATAAGAAGAGTATTTATGATTAGAGCGCTTATTGGCAGAAAAAGGTAATAATTCATAGGCCCGACGCGTCGAGGCATCCTAACCGGGTCCTAATTCGGAATCAATCCCGAATGGCTTGTCGACGGACCTTTTTTGGGCTAGAAAACCTCAGTTTTTAGAGAGTTTAAAATCCCAGAAAATTAGGATTTGTTTATTAAGAAAATGAATTGCGTTAGACGACATTGTATATAGGATTGACGCGACTAACGCTCTGTCGCGGCCTAAGAGGAAAATCGAATGAGTGGACTGGATTCGGTAGGAACGATGGAACCTAGCTCCGATTATTTGATCCAAGAATCAATTTCCTATCCTTCTAAAGAGGCTCCGATACTTTCCCTCAAGGGAGTGACACTTACTCCTGTTTGTATTTGCCCTGAATGTGGGGTAATCAGCAAAACCCCTTGGTATAAATCTAGAGGAAGGCTCCGAGATTGGGCAGCATTCCTGGAAGAAGTCAGGTATATTACTTGTTCCAATGAGTCCTGCAGGACTAAATACCCCCCAAAATACCTTTTGGATTTTTCTAAAGGGATAAGTATTTTAAATAAATCGAATTTACTGAATTCTTTAAAATCTTGGTTCGAGGAATTTACAGGAAGAGAGATCGTATGGTTAGAAGAGGAAGAATCAGGTTTTTTATATTGGGACCCGCTCTTCCAGTCTGTGCCGAATTGGGCAGATCATATTCCTTCTCATTTGTTTGCAAATATTCTGCGATACACGCCACCCAAGGATTTGGAAGGAATCCTTTTGGGAAGAAAGGGGATTCCTCTATTCGGTGGATTTAAAATTTAAGAAAACCTGATATGGAGCTAAACGATTAGCACAAGCTCTGGCGGCTTCAGGAGCGACCTGATCACCTTTCTTGCAGTATCTTTCTGGAAAGAGTCTCGTCCTTTTTCAATTGAGAGACCAGTGCATCTACTCCCGGGAATTTTATTTCTTCTCTGATCTTTTTGGTAAAAATTATGTTTATCTTCTTTCCGTAGATATCATCAGAAAAATCGAATATATGACTTTCTAATGTGACTGCTTGGTCACCAAATGTAGGATTATTTCCAATATTGATCATAGAAGGGTAGGTTTTACCTTCTATCTCGGTTCTTCCCGCATAAACTCCGACTCCAGGAAGAATAAGTTCGGGCAAAGGTTGCACGTTAGCAGTAGGAAATCCGATCGTTCTTCCTCTTTGGTGGCCATGTACAACTGTTCCAGTGACAGAGAATTCTCTTCCAAGGCATTCTTCTGCCTCCGTTACCTTACCTTCTCTTAATAAGGAACGAATATAGGAACTGGAAAGTTTTGTAGGTCCTAAGAACACAGGATCTAATTTTTCCAGATCGTATCCGTACTCGGAAGAGTATTTCTTGAGAAGTTCATAATCTCCTCTTCTACCTTTTCCGAAACAATGATTGAATCCGATCAGAATAGATTTTGCACCGAGTTGATTGATTAGGATCTCTTTTAAGAAGGTTTCGGCCTCTATTTGCGCGAATTCTAGAGTGAATGGAACAACAACTAGCCAGTCTATCCCATAAGATTCTATTAAATTTTCCTTATCTGCTTGGGTGGTAATCCCTCCCAGATCCTTGTCTTTTCCTAGGACCAGGGCAGGGTTGGGGTAATACGTAACCACACAGGATGGGAGACCTTTTTCCAGGGAAATTTCCTTGGTTCTTTCTAAAAGAGCCTGGTGGCCCAGATGGATCCCGTCAAAATTCCCTAAAGTTACGACTGTGGAAGTCTTTAGGTTGCTTTTTAAGTTCTCCAGACTTCTAAGAATTTTCAAGTTTCTCTCCAAAGGACGGTCGATATTCTAAAAAGATGGACTGGCGCCGAATTGCAATTCTCTTATTCTTAATTCTTGCTGCTGCCGGACAGGGTCCGATTAGTCAGGAAAATCGGAAAACGAAAAATTTTGAGAATTTCTCCAAACCGATGGGGGGAGAAAACTATATTTCCGAGGATTATAAAACCTTCCCCGAACTTTCCATTTGGGCCTATCATAATGGACTGAAATTAGCTCCGGATAGAAAGGATCCTGCTCCTGGCGCCGGAACCGGTCGATTATTTGACAACCAATGTAGAATGATTCCTGAAACAGGGTTGGATATCCTACTTATTGCTGACTCGAATAGAAAAGACATTATCTATGTTTATTTTGATCTCACATTATTTTCTAAAACGGAAAATGCGGCGATTTTGCCGGAAAGAGAACTTAGAATTTCTGCAAATGGGATCTTGAAAAGAACGATCCGCTTTCCAGATGGAAACCTATACTCCAAGTCCATCTATGGAGGAGTTCCACCAGTCTATATTACAGTGGATCCATCTGAATTGAGAGAAGGTAGATTGAATTTGAATCTTACTCCGCTGGCAGGAGAAAAAGGCAGGTTTTGGGGAGTTTGGGACGTGTTTTTGTCCTACACTGCCCCGGAATATCCTTGAGGATCAGGGAAACTGGCTGGTGAACTCTGACTCTGAAAGAGTTTGAAAATAGGAAGTCAGTCCTGCCACTTTGAAAACTTTTTCGATCGCAGGTTTCATGTTAGCGATGAAAAATTTTCCGCTCAATTCTTGGACATAATTTAGTTGTTTAATCAGCATCCCAATTCCAGAGGAATCGATATAGTTTAACTTTTCCAGGTTGATCACAACGTTATTGTTATTTCGATCAATGTTCTGCTCGAAAAAGTTTTTGAGATCTATGGACGTATAGATGTCCAGGCTCCCGGAGAGGCTGATTATATTTGTTTCGCTGGATTTTCTAATGCTGATTTCCATATCCGTCCCTTCCCTTTTCGTAGAATCCGGCCGGAATTCAACGAATTTTTAGGAAAAATCCAGGCTTTTTGACGGAATGGACGACATTAATTATAGGAATTGTCCGGACTCATACGAATGAAGAAACCGTCTATCTTACTTCTTTTGATCTGTTTATTCAGTTTGGAAATATTTTCTCAGGACTTCGAGAAGGATGGTCAGATCAAAATTCTTCCTTACGAGCCTACACAGGTCCGCGACATAGAGGGACTGACCAAAGACATCAAGGATTTTCATAAAAGAATAGAGGATATGCTTCCTTTCCTTAATAGAAGGAAAAAAATTATTGATAATGAGTATTTCCAGTTTGTTCCTGCGATGGAAAATTTCAATTTCCCAGTCCGTGACAGGTTTTTAGTAGATAAAAAGTTTTATCTAAAAGTTTCAGGGGGAGAAGGTTCCCTGAAACTAGATGGAGTCCGGTTTATTACCCGAAAATCATTGGTCACTAAACTCAGACCCGTAAATGACGAGATCGGAGAATTAAAAAATGAGAAGGTTGCCGCCTCCGATCCTGCGAATATTGTTTTAGTTGTAAAAAGAAAAACTGATGCCGGAACCAAAGAAGAAGTGTATAGTCTTGGAAATATCAGAAGTCCATACCAACGAGTAAAGTTTGTCCGTTCTTACCGGGACAATCTTTCAGAAGTGGTCCAAGCTATTGACAAGTATGTGGAAGGAACGATCCGTGCAGACAGGAAAGATGTGGATACCATGCTTGATGGTCTGGAAAGCGGTGGTTCCTTCCAAGAATATAATTCAAATCGTTAAGCCTTTCTTAGAGTCTAAAATTTTACCATGAGTTCGGCCTGGACAGATCATTACAGAGTCCTAGGCCTGAACTTCGGTGCCAGTCCAGAATTAATCAAACATAGATACAGAGAACTCGCTAAAATTTTTCATCCGGATAATCGACTCACAGGTTCTAAACCTGTATTCTTGAAAGTTTTAGAATCTTATCAAATACTCTCTAAACCGGAAGAACGTTCTCGTTTCGACCAAGAATTCAAGATTCGTAAAAGACAAGAACATGCAAAAAATGGAATTCATTTAATCCCGCCTTCCAGGATATTATTCGCCACACAAGCGGTTGAATTTGCGAGAAGGGGCCTTCTTCGGGCTGGAATGAGAAGCAGGGATCGCAAAAAATACACGGGCATCTATCATGATATTCGTATCTGCCTCAAACCGGAAGAGTTATTAGGCAGAATATTCGCAGCCATTCCTCTGGTAGTTAGGTCTATCTGTCCGGAATGCAGAGGTTCAGATTTGAACTGTGCTTCTTGCGGGGGAAAGGGTAGTTACAAAAGTTATAGATATCTGAAATGGAGCCCGGAGCCAGGCAGCTTGCTCCCCGGTAGGATCTATACCCTGGATCTATCCGGATTTAGGCCCGACGTATTTACTCATTTCAAGAAGCGGATCTTAAAAGTTAAAATTGAACTCTTCCAGGGTCAAAAAAAATAGGTATATATGCAGAAGGTTTTAAAATTCGAGCCCATCTATAAAGAAAAAGTCTGGGGCGGTAGAAAATTAGAAACCGTATTGGGACGTTCTATCCCTTCGGGAGATATTGGAGAGTCCTGGGAGATTTCCGATTATGGTTCGGATCTTTCCAAAATTACCAACGGAGAGTATTCCGGAAAAACTTTTAGAGAAGTATATACTTCAGATTCTGACTCAGTTCTCGGAAAACCTTTTAAAG
This window encodes:
- a CDS encoding SpoIIE family protein phosphatase, which translates into the protein MNPYLILPLFALFINLWLFTYVLALKGKHKVVHLYLLYSGALSLWIISIILYWSFLPFHWMIWVFKISSISWLLVGPLFLEFVFAFLAKNPNIVLYLLRGLALAIFPITLTTDWIIAGVERKYWGDMLIQGPFYVYGINILTVSPPVYAIFLLIFESRKEEIGFRKQCYLLAFGTFLSSILGFLTTVLPRILSQGDLNYPPLSGSVTVIQSACVFIAIAKYGFLEIRLEKIALQLYSKLREGVILLSTSDDLLYWNESAKEMLGFPKIATNPEKLDLGKFLEGFTRRPFSRMDFKRKFSEAKQISLDEDMLPSSNSVYLEVSKSEIPISGRDLGKVYVLRDITEKKEASERINMLYSRVIQDLDIAREVQNTITTRDFPSSDKFKIFSYFRPYDRVGGDVLNCSESPDESLEILFADVSGHGISSAMVAAMASISFNVFSRKGNKPKEGLLFTNDLLSSVVTQHFISAVFLKYDPNTRILEYSYAGHHAGLLLRDGETLDLQGKGGVLLAVGTPILEDFRVQLRPGDRVLLYSDGLFEVRGSKGIPMGNSTLVEAVKKLSYQDSDSLIRSLVSYSESFGDGIMTDDLTLFCLEITG
- a CDS encoding SpoIIE family protein phosphatase, producing MNYYLFLPISALIINTLLISYVFARRFRSAVIRDFLRFVLFLNLWLVSYILYWSMLPPEWMTPIFKLSCFTWIPVGLLFLETVYRFLNIRSTILLPFFRFSVVLTIFLTASTDWIIKGSILYDWGYELEPGILFVPFSTVAVSGPAIWGLYLLLRERLRTKQRKIRQQLNFWIWGTTIALGISAYTELFNLDEQGRFLFVPLSPAAISIQAFFIFIAITRYGFLNISLERIAVELFRDIHDGIILTKENHEFFFANQAAIAILDGSPSREGLFKPEWHFANYREEQDHIPRDYQLLNNSVLQFIELTVSEIKITENELGTLYLLRDITEKKAAQEKIHQLYSQIVNDLEIARVTQASIITQKFPDKGSYRIHSFFQPIDKVGGDMLRVIEHPGERVDILFADVSGHGIASAMVGGMLSIAFQIVSEKKLSPKESLSEIHEMLSKVVLHHHISAVYASFYPNENRVRFSYAGHHPMLVFRGGKIYPLEGEGRILLAVKELHLNDYHFDLQTSDRLLFYSDGLYEVKNNLGEIFGYEEFLDWIQTMADRDTRSLLEAAHRKALEFGNGKHNDDLAMLALEIGP
- a CDS encoding bifunctional riboflavin kinase/FAD synthetase, with protein sequence MKILRSLENLKSNLKTSTVVTLGNFDGIHLGHQALLERTKEISLEKGLPSCVVTYYPNPALVLGKDKDLGGITTQADKENLIESYGIDWLVVVPFTLEFAQIEAETFLKEILINQLGAKSILIGFNHCFGKGRRGDYELLKKYSSEYGYDLEKLDPVFLGPTKLSSSYIRSLLREGKVTEAEECLGREFSVTGTVVHGHQRGRTIGFPTANVQPLPELILPGVGVYAGRTEIEGKTYPSMINIGNNPTFGDQAVTLESHIFDFSDDIYGKKINIIFTKKIREEIKFPGVDALVSQLKKDETLSRKILQER
- a CDS encoding LIC10729 family protein — translated: MDWRRIAILLFLILAAAGQGPISQENRKTKNFENFSKPMGGENYISEDYKTFPELSIWAYHNGLKLAPDRKDPAPGAGTGRLFDNQCRMIPETGLDILLIADSNRKDIIYVYFDLTLFSKTENAAILPERELRISANGILKRTIRFPDGNLYSKSIYGGVPPVYITVDPSELREGRLNLNLTPLAGEKGRFWGVWDVFLSYTAPEYP
- a CDS encoding STAS domain-containing protein, producing the protein MEISIRKSSETNIISLSGSLDIYTSIDLKNFFEQNIDRNNNNVVINLEKLNYIDSSGIGMLIKQLNYVQELSGKFFIANMKPAIEKVFKVAGLTSYFQTLSESEFTSQFP
- a CDS encoding LIC_12936 family protein, whose product is MKKPSILLLLICLFSLEIFSQDFEKDGQIKILPYEPTQVRDIEGLTKDIKDFHKRIEDMLPFLNRRKKIIDNEYFQFVPAMENFNFPVRDRFLVDKKFYLKVSGGEGSLKLDGVRFITRKSLVTKLRPVNDEIGELKNEKVAASDPANIVLVVKRKTDAGTKEEVYSLGNIRSPYQRVKFVRSYRDNLSEVVQAIDKYVEGTIRADRKDVDTMLDGLESGGSFQEYNSNR
- a CDS encoding J domain-containing protein, with the protein product MSSAWTDHYRVLGLNFGASPELIKHRYRELAKIFHPDNRLTGSKPVFLKVLESYQILSKPEERSRFDQEFKIRKRQEHAKNGIHLIPPSRILFATQAVEFARRGLLRAGMRSRDRKKYTGIYHDIRICLKPEELLGRIFAAIPLVVRSICPECRGSDLNCASCGGKGSYKSYRYLKWSPEPGSLLPGRIYTLDLSGFRPDVFTHFKKRILKVKIELFQGQKK